A stretch of the Bacteroidota bacterium genome encodes the following:
- a CDS encoding T9SS type A sorting domain-containing protein: MKKILTLLLAGASSIAFAQSTATNFTATDCSGNSHTLFTELDAGKVVVLCWVMPCTSCISGASTDASTVQSMSNPNVAFYLVDDAGNTSCSTLNSWASTNGITTSAVFGNSGNAINMSNYGSTGMPKTVILGGGNCRQVFFNYNGTPSSSAVQAAINSALSPCTGIIENTKLNLALNIFPNPAATTAKINYTLIKSAEIKIEVMNQLGEKINSVSPGNQPAGKQEYPLNVESLSAGIYFVKVISGEAIQTAKLVIAR, from the coding sequence ATGAAAAAAATTCTTACTCTTCTTCTTGCAGGCGCTTCTTCAATTGCATTTGCGCAAAGCACCGCTACAAATTTTACCGCCACCGATTGTTCGGGAAATTCTCACACACTGTTTACAGAACTTGATGCCGGAAAAGTTGTTGTGCTTTGCTGGGTGATGCCCTGCACTTCCTGCATCAGCGGTGCATCCACCGATGCAAGCACCGTGCAAAGCATGAGCAATCCGAATGTTGCTTTTTATTTGGTGGACGATGCGGGAAATACTTCCTGCAGCACGCTGAACAGTTGGGCAAGCACGAATGGCATTACCACAAGTGCAGTTTTCGGCAACAGCGGAAATGCAATTAACATGAGCAATTATGGTTCCACCGGAATGCCAAAAACAGTTATTCTGGGAGGAGGAAATTGCCGCCAGGTATTTTTTAATTATAACGGAACTCCTTCAAGTTCCGCTGTGCAAGCGGCAATCAACAGCGCGCTCTCGCCCTGCACCGGAATTATTGAAAACACTAAACTGAATTTAGCATTGAATATTTTTCCGAACCCTGCTGCAACAACAGCGAAAATAAATTACACGCTCATAAAATCTGCGGAAATAAAAATTGAAGTGATGAACCAGTTGGGTGAAAAAATAAATTCCGTTTCGCCCGGAAATCAACCGGCAGGCAAGCAGGAATATCCACTTAATGTTGAATCGCTGAGCGCAGGAATTTATTTTGTAAA
- a CDS encoding efflux RND transporter periplasmic adaptor subunit, whose protein sequence is MKNKNQLAKIIFCFSIFLFFSCREKKKEVLAENEYYACSMDPQVLEKQPGMCPICKMPLAKITLDKNQMNIVKLSAEQMKLANVKIDSVKISSIGKEIMLNGVFAVNQNNTEQISSRVNGRIEKLHHKILGEEIKSGEPAYDLYSRELMLAQEEYLLAFEKKEETLLSASKNKLLLWGMNENQISELEKTGQSKITSTIYSNVSGTIIEIAIKEGDIVNEGTKIYKLADLNSLWVEAQVYSNELGILSEGAEVEIIPDAFPEEAVKGKIVFANPELQSQSKINLVRAETKNPNGKFKPGMQAYVIHHSEEKKAIVLPVDAVLRDGKHSVVWIQNKDGGFESRMVETGIENKFRIEIKSGLNIGEKVVTSGAYLINSEYIFKRGMMPMEDMKGMKM, encoded by the coding sequence ATGAAAAATAAAAATCAGTTGGCAAAAATTATTTTTTGTTTTTCTATCTTTTTATTTTTCTCTTGCAGGGAAAAGAAAAAAGAAGTTCTTGCCGAGAATGAATACTACGCCTGCTCGATGGACCCGCAGGTTTTGGAAAAGCAGCCGGGAATGTGCCCGATTTGCAAAATGCCGCTGGCAAAAATTACGCTCGATAAAAATCAAATGAACATTGTTAAGTTGAGCGCGGAACAAATGAAACTCGCCAACGTGAAAATTGATTCCGTAAAAATTTCTTCCATTGGAAAAGAAATTATGCTCAACGGAGTTTTTGCTGTGAATCAAAATAACACAGAACAAATTTCTTCCAGAGTAAACGGAAGAATTGAAAAATTACATCATAAAATTTTAGGAGAGGAAATAAAATCCGGAGAACCCGCTTACGATTTATACAGCCGTGAACTGATGCTCGCGCAGGAAGAATATCTGCTCGCGTTTGAAAAGAAAGAAGAAACTTTGCTCTCGGCTTCCAAAAATAAATTGCTGCTGTGGGGAATGAATGAGAATCAAATTTCAGAGTTGGAAAAAACCGGACAATCAAAAATCACCAGCACAATTTATAGCAATGTTTCCGGAACGATTATTGAAATTGCAATCAAAGAAGGCGACATTGTGAATGAAGGAACAAAAATTTATAAACTCGCTGACCTGAATTCGCTGTGGGTGGAAGCGCAGGTTTATTCAAACGAACTTGGAATTTTAAGCGAAGGAGCAGAAGTGGAAATTATTCCCGATGCATTTCCAGAAGAAGCAGTGAAAGGAAAAATTGTTTTTGCAAATCCCGAATTGCAGAGCCAAAGCAAAATAAATTTAGTGCGTGCGGAAACAAAAAATCCCAATGGAAAATTCAAACCGGGAATGCAGGCGTATGTTATTCATCATTCGGAAGAGAAAAAAGCGATTGTGCTTCCCGTTGATGCAGTGCTGCGCGATGGAAAACACTCAGTGGTATGGATTCAAAATAAAGATGGCGGCTTTGAATCGCGGATGGTGGAAACAGGAATAGAAAATAAATTCAGAATTGAAATAAAATCAGGATTGAATATTGGAGAAAAAGTTGTAACAAGCGGAGCATATCTCATCAACAGCGAATATATTTTCAAGCGGGGAATGATGCCGATGGAAGATATGAAAGGAATGAAAATGTAA